From Lycium ferocissimum isolate CSIRO_LF1 chromosome 12, AGI_CSIRO_Lferr_CH_V1, whole genome shotgun sequence, one genomic window encodes:
- the LOC132039324 gene encoding DEAD-box ATP-dependent RNA helicase 3A, chloroplastic-like, translating to MPTRKKKICTILNAAEEAAEEQERAPAPAPIAPDQDLRDAVQLLTQLVAAQAQRQGAGSSDRATSARARDFISLNPLEFFGSKPDEDPQGFIDEICSGHGSRYGRPGTPIARGLGPHLFKDCLTASLLEGMDISRIQAHAQNLEEQQQPPRGERAMDRGHGKRTRSAGASSEYRGGQGQQYPRHSGQSASSAPPRFAGRKFDRPIYSGPSQGSGASGSQYRGDSSQRRPPVPRCSQCGKLHPGQCRRGSDACYACGQVGHMMRDCPLRSNEMRSDLRGSAAEVLHSRCIRRSPDFPVFRRAVARRRGGSL from the exons atgccgacaagaaagaagaaaatctgCACAATATTAAATGCCGCCGAGGAAG CGGCAGAGGAGCAAGAGAGGGCTCCAGCTCCTGCCCCTATTGCTCCAGACCAGGATTTACGGGATGCCGTTCAGttgctgactcagttagttgccgcgCAGGCCCAGCGGCAGGGTGCGGGCTCAAGTGATAGGGCGACCAGTGcccgagcccgtgatttcataagcttaaatcctctagaatttttcGGATCAaaaccggatgaagacccgcagggtttTATTGATGAG atatgctccggccatggtagcagatatgggAGACCGGGTACACCGATTGCGAGaggcttagggccacacttatttaaggattgtttgacCGCCTCGCTACTGGAAGGAATGGATATCTCGCGCATTCAAGCGCATGCTCAGAACCTGGAAGAACAACAACAGCCGCCAAGGGGAGAGCGAGCTATGGACAGGGGACATGGTAAAAGGACTAGATCAGCGGGTGCTAGCAGTGAGTACAGAGGAGGTCAGGGGCAGCAATATCCCAGACATTCAGGCCAGTCTGCatctagtgcacctcctcgatttgcgggcCGAAAGTTTGATCGTCCTATTTATTCTGGGCCGAGTCAGGGCTCGGGAGCTTCAGGTTCCCAGTATCGTGGTGAttctagccagaggagaccgCCGGTACCACGATGCAGTCAATGCGGTAAGTTACATCCgggtcagtgtcgccgaggctcggatgcttgctatgcctgtggtcaagTTGGCcacatgatgcgtgattgtccgtTGAGGAGCAACGAGATGAGGTCCGACCTACGAGGTTCGGCGGCTGAGGTTCTTCATAGTCGATGCATCCGTAGAAGCCCGGACTTCCCCGTGTTCCGGCGGGCCGTGGCGAGGCGGAGAGGAGGGAGCCTCTAG